In Piliocolobus tephrosceles isolate RC106 chromosome 5, ASM277652v3, whole genome shotgun sequence, a single genomic region encodes these proteins:
- the POPDC3 gene encoding popeye domain-containing protein 3, with product MERNSSLWKNLIDEHPVCTTWKQEAEGAIYHLASILFVVGFMGGSGFFGLLYVFSLLGLGFLCSAVWAWVDVCAADIFSWNFVLFVICFMQFVHIAYQVRSITFAREFQVLYSSLFQPLGISLPVFRTIALSSEVVTLEKEHCYAMQGKTSIDKLSLLVSGRIRVTVDGEFLHYIFPLQFLDSPEWDSLRPTEEGIFQVTLTAETDCRYVSWRRKKLYLLFAQHRYISRLFSVLIGSDIADKLYALNDRVYIGKRYHYDIRLPNFYQMSSPEIRRSPLTQHFRNSRRYCDK from the exons ATGGAAAGAAATTCAAGTTTATGGAAGAACCTAATAGATGAACACCCAGTCTGCACAACCTGGAAGCAAGAGGCCGAAGGAGCCATTTATCATCTTGCCAGTATTTTGTTTGTAGTAGGTTTCATGGGTGGCAGTGGATTCTTTGGGCTCCTTTATGTCTTCAGTTTGCTGGGGTTGGGTTTTCTCTGTTCTGCTGTCTGGGCTTGGGTAGATGTCTGTGCAGCCGACATATTTTCCTGGAATTTTGTACTCTTTGTCATCTGCTTCATGCAATTTGTTCATATTGCATATCAAGTTCGCAGCATAACCTTTGCCCGAGAATTCCAAGTGCTGTACAGCTCCCTTTTCCAGCCCCTGGGGATCTCTTTGCCTGTCTTCAGAACGATTGCTTTGAGCTCTGAAGTGGTTACTTTGGAAAAGGAACACTGTTATGCCATGCAGGGGAAAACTTCCATTGATAAACTCTCCTTGCTTGTTTCAGGAAG GATCAGAGTGACAGTTGATGGCGAATTTCTGCATTACATTTTCCCCCTTCAGTTCCTGGATTCTCCTGAGTGGGATTCACTGAGACCCACAGAGGAAGGCATTTTTCAG GTAACCCTCACTGCAGAAACTGATTGTCGATATGTGTCTTGGAGGAGAAAGAAATTGTATCTGCTCTTTGCTCAGCATCGTTATATCTCCCGCTTGTTTTCAGTGCTAATTGGCAGTGACATTGCAGATAAACTCTATGCCTTGAATGACAGGGTATATATAGGAAAAAGATATCACTATGATATTCGGCTACCCAACTTCTATCAAATGTCAAGTCCAGAAATACGCAGATCACCCCTGACACAACATTTTCGGAATTCCAGACGATACTGTGATAAATGA